From Salvia splendens isolate huo1 chromosome 3, SspV2, whole genome shotgun sequence, a single genomic window includes:
- the LOC121794761 gene encoding UDP-glycosyltransferase 74B1-like, with product METSNHQAHVIVIPYPSQGHINPLLQFAKRLAAKGVRATLATTANTMQSIQASAAVAVAPISDGFDETDFAKAGKQGDYLTSIRDHGSKSLAKLLDTYKSAGSPVTCVIYDAFFPWVLDVAHRHGAMAAAFFTNSAAVCAIFSHISGGTITLPVNVDDAPLILPGLPPLNACDVPTFIRNPSSYPAYLAMKLSQFSNLQNADFVFANTFYQLEQQEAKSAENWPAKLVGPMVPLTYLDGRIEGDKGYGASLWKPLSEQCAAWLNTKPRESVIYVSFGSMVSLTSKQMEEMAWAVKSSASYFLWVVRETERDKLPAGFTESVKGKGLIVSWCNQLEILAHQAIGCFVTHCGWNSTLEGLALGVPMVALPQWSDQVTDAKFIEEIWGVGVRAKEDEFGVAGREELLYCLKEVMEGESRVKMRSNARKWRELAIEATDEGGTSDTAINEFVMKLKIAVQN from the exons ATGGAGACATCAAACCACCAAGCTCACGTCATAGTCATCCCGTATCCGAGCCAAGGCCACATTAACCCCCTCCTCCAATTCGCCAAGCGCCTTGCCGCCAAGGGCGTCCGAGCCACCCTCGCCACCACCGCCAACACCATGCAGTCCATCCAAGcctccgccgccgtcgccgtcgccccGATCTCCGACGGCTTCGACGAAACCGACTTCGCCAAAGCGGGCAAACAAGGCGACTACCTCACCTCAATCCGAGACCACGGCTCCAAATCTCTAGCCAAACTCCTCGACACCTACAAATCCGCCGGTTCCCCAGTGACTTGCGTCATCTACGACGCCTTCTTCCCCTGGGTGCTCGACGTCGCCCACCGCCACGGCGCCATGGCTGCAGCGTTCTTCACCAACTCTGCCGCCGTCTGCGCCATCTTCAGCCACATCAGCGGCGGCACGATTACGCTGCCGGTGAATGTCGACGATGCGCCTCTGATTTTGCCCGGACTGCCGCCTTTGAACGCCTGCGACGTCCCGACCTTCATCAGGAACCCTAGTAGCTACCCTGCTTACTTAGCTATGAAATTGAGCCAGTTTTCCAATCTCCAAAATGCCGATTTCGTCTTTGCCAATACTTTCTACCAACTAGAACAACAG GAGGCGAAAAGCGCGGAGAACTGGCCGGCGAAGCTGGTGGGGCCGATGGTGCCGTTAACGTATCTGGATGGGCGAATCGAAGGAGACAAGGGGTACGGCGCGAGCCTATGGAAGCCGCTAAGCGAGCAATGCGCGGCCTGGCTCAACACCAAGCCACGCGAATCGGTGATCTACGTCTCATTCGGGAGCATGGTTTCGCTGACGTCCAAACAGATGGAGGAGATGGCGTGGGCGGTGAAGTCGAGCGCCTCCTATTTCCTCTGGGTGGTCAGGGAGACCGAGCGCGATAAGCTCCCGGCCGGATTCACAGAGTCCGTGAAGGGGAAGGGGCTGATCGTGTCGTGGTGCAATCAGCTGGAGATACTGGCTCATCAGGCGATTGGCTGCTTTGTGACGCACTGTGGGTGGAACTCGACGCTGGAGGGGCTGGCGCTGGGGGTGCCGATGGTGGCGCTGCCCCAGTGGTCGGACCAGGTGACGGATGCCAAGTTCATAGAGGAGATATGGGGGGTGGGGGTTAGGGCTAAGGAGGATGAGTTTGGGGTTGCTGGGAGAGAGGAGCTGCTTTATTGTTTGAAAGAGGTGATGGAAGGAGAGAGTAGAGTGAAGATGAGGAGCAATGCAAGGAAATGGAGGGAGCTGGCTATTGAAGCAACTGATGAAGGGGGTACCTCAGACACCGCCATTAATGAATTTGTAATGAAATTGAAGATTGCTGTACAAAATTAG